The following are encoded together in the Pseudomonas maumuensis genome:
- the dnaA gene encoding chromosomal replication initiator protein DnaA, whose amino-acid sequence MSVELWQQCVELLRDELPAQQFNTWIRPLQVEAEGDELRVYAPNRFVLDWVNEKYLGRLLELLGEQGSGIAPALSLLIGSRRSSAARAAPNAPVSAAVAATLAQQAQVQPAVSVTQPANAPVVEPAQAAEVEEPSTRDSFDSMSDTTTTPVVSGRTEQRTVQVEGALKHTSYLNRTFTFETFVEGKSNQLARAAAWQVADNPKHGYNPLFLYGGVGLGKTHLMHAVGNHLLKKNPNAKVVYLHSERFVADMVKALQLNAINEFKRFYRSVDALLIDDIQFFARKERSQEEFFHTFNALLEGGQQVILTSDRYPKEIEGLEERLKSRFGWGLTVAVEPPELETRVAILMKKADQAKVELPHDAAFFIAQRIRSNVRELEGALKRVIAHSHFMGRDITIELIRESLKDLLALQDKLVSVDNIQRTVAEYYKIKISDLLSKRRSRSVARPRQVAMALSKELTNHSLPEIGDMFGGRDHTTVLHACRKINELKESDADIREDYKNLLRTLTT is encoded by the coding sequence ACCGCTTCGTGCTTGATTGGGTCAACGAAAAGTACCTTGGCCGCTTGCTCGAACTGCTGGGTGAACAGGGCAGCGGCATTGCCCCTGCGCTTTCCTTGTTGATAGGCAGCCGCCGCAGTTCCGCAGCGCGTGCTGCCCCCAACGCCCCCGTCAGCGCCGCCGTTGCTGCAACGCTTGCACAGCAGGCACAGGTGCAGCCGGCAGTGTCGGTGACCCAGCCTGCGAATGCTCCCGTGGTCGAGCCAGCACAGGCTGCCGAGGTTGAAGAACCTTCGACGCGCGACAGCTTCGACAGCATGAGCGACACCACCACGACCCCGGTGGTCAGCGGGCGTACCGAGCAGCGCACGGTGCAGGTCGAAGGTGCCTTGAAGCACACCAGCTACCTGAACCGTACCTTCACCTTCGAAACCTTTGTTGAGGGTAAATCCAACCAGTTGGCCCGTGCGGCTGCCTGGCAGGTCGCCGACAACCCCAAGCATGGCTACAACCCACTCTTCCTTTATGGGGGCGTAGGCCTGGGTAAGACTCACTTGATGCATGCTGTGGGTAACCACCTGCTGAAAAAAAATCCGAATGCCAAGGTGGTCTACCTGCATTCCGAGCGTTTCGTGGCCGACATGGTCAAGGCGCTACAGCTGAACGCGATCAATGAATTCAAGCGTTTCTACCGTTCGGTCGATGCGTTGCTGATCGATGACATTCAGTTCTTCGCCCGCAAGGAGCGCTCGCAGGAAGAGTTTTTCCACACCTTCAACGCTCTGCTCGAAGGTGGCCAACAGGTGATCCTCACCAGTGACCGCTACCCTAAGGAAATCGAAGGCCTGGAAGAGCGCCTCAAGTCGCGCTTCGGCTGGGGGCTGACGGTTGCCGTCGAGCCGCCAGAGCTGGAAACACGCGTAGCGATCCTGATGAAGAAGGCCGACCAGGCCAAGGTCGAGCTGCCGCACGATGCCGCTTTCTTCATTGCCCAGCGTATTCGTTCCAACGTACGTGAACTCGAAGGTGCCCTGAAGCGGGTGATTGCCCACTCGCACTTCATGGGGCGCGACATCACCATCGAGTTGATCCGCGAGTCGCTCAAGGACTTGTTGGCATTGCAGGACAAGCTGGTCAGTGTGGATAACATTCAGCGCACAGTGGCCGAGTATTACAAGATCAAGATCTCCGATCTGTTGTCCAAGCGTCGCTCGCGTTCGGTGGCGCGGCCACGTCAGGTGGCGATGGCGCTGTCGAAAGAGTTGACCAACCACAGTCTGCCGGAGATCGGCGACATGTTCGGCGGCCGCGACCACACCACCGTGCTGCACGCTTGCCGCAAGATCAACGAATTGAAGGAATCCGACGCGGACATCCGCGAGGACTACAAGAACCTGCTGCGTACGCTGACGACCTGA